A DNA window from Shewanella baltica contains the following coding sequences:
- a CDS encoding NADPH-dependent 2,4-dienoyl-CoA reductase codes for MSFPHLLEPLDLGFTQLKNRVLMGSMHTGLEEEKGGFEKLAAFYKERALGGVGLIVTGGISPNLRGRLTPHACQLSFPWQVSKHRVVTQAVHEAGGKICMQILHAGRYGYHPFSQAPSKIKSPITPFTPSAMSSRQVRSTIKDYASSAALAKKAGYDGVEVMGSEGYLINQFVSARTNTRTDEWGGAFEKRAQFPIEIVNAIRAKVGKDFIIIFRLSMLDLVDNGSTWDEVVQLAQWLEQAGVSILNTGIGWHEARVPTIATSVPRGAFAWVTEKLKQSVSVPLIATNRINTPEIGEQIIASGQADMVSMARPFLADPEFVNKAAANTPELINTCIGCNQACLDHTFSLKRATCLVNPRACYETEINFLPTANKKRIAVMGAGPAGMAFSVYAAMRGHHVVLFEAKSEVGGQFNLARKIPGKEEFNETIRYFINQIKLHKVELRLNTRLDASVLATEKFDEVVIASGVVPRDLVLPGFDDPRVVDYQKVLSGEVTVGNTVALIGAGGIGFDMAHFLCERQSSTLNADKWLQQWGIDKTYQHAGGLTEPQSDNTDHRKVFLLQRKTSKMGKGLGKTTGWIHRLVLKQHDVKMKTGVSYDKFDDAGLHIRVGETAEVLAVDNVVLCAGQESNRTLVDEMKATGLTVHLIGGVDVAAELDAKRAIRQGAELAMRL; via the coding sequence ATGTCGTTTCCCCATTTATTAGAACCCTTAGATCTGGGATTTACCCAGCTCAAAAACCGCGTGCTTATGGGCTCAATGCACACAGGTTTGGAAGAAGAAAAGGGCGGATTTGAGAAACTGGCAGCGTTCTACAAAGAACGCGCTCTGGGCGGTGTGGGTTTGATTGTGACGGGCGGTATTTCTCCCAATCTTCGTGGCCGCCTTACGCCGCATGCCTGTCAGCTGAGTTTTCCTTGGCAAGTCAGTAAGCATCGCGTGGTCACGCAGGCTGTGCATGAGGCGGGCGGTAAGATCTGTATGCAAATTTTGCATGCGGGCCGCTACGGTTATCATCCTTTTTCCCAAGCACCGAGCAAGATTAAATCACCGATTACACCTTTTACACCGTCTGCTATGTCTAGTCGCCAAGTGCGCTCGACCATTAAGGATTATGCCAGCTCAGCCGCCCTAGCTAAGAAAGCCGGTTACGATGGCGTTGAGGTCATGGGCTCTGAAGGTTATTTGATCAATCAGTTTGTCAGTGCGCGCACCAACACCCGCACCGACGAATGGGGCGGCGCGTTTGAAAAGCGGGCGCAATTCCCAATTGAGATTGTTAACGCGATACGGGCAAAGGTCGGAAAAGACTTCATCATTATCTTCCGTTTATCTATGCTCGATCTAGTGGATAACGGCTCGACTTGGGATGAAGTGGTGCAGCTCGCCCAGTGGTTAGAGCAAGCTGGCGTGTCTATTTTGAATACCGGCATTGGTTGGCATGAAGCGCGCGTACCGACCATTGCGACAAGTGTGCCCCGCGGCGCCTTTGCGTGGGTGACTGAAAAGCTCAAACAATCAGTTTCTGTGCCCTTAATTGCGACTAACCGCATTAACACCCCTGAGATTGGCGAGCAGATCATTGCCTCAGGTCAAGCTGACATGGTGTCGATGGCGCGGCCTTTCCTTGCTGATCCTGAGTTTGTCAATAAAGCCGCAGCGAACACGCCAGAGCTGATCAACACCTGCATTGGCTGTAACCAAGCGTGTCTTGATCATACTTTCTCCCTTAAGCGCGCTACCTGCTTAGTGAATCCTCGTGCCTGTTATGAGACTGAAATCAACTTCTTACCCACAGCAAATAAAAAGCGTATTGCGGTGATGGGCGCAGGTCCTGCGGGCATGGCGTTCTCTGTCTATGCCGCCATGCGTGGCCATCACGTTGTCTTGTTTGAAGCGAAATCCGAGGTAGGTGGTCAGTTTAATCTCGCCCGTAAAATCCCTGGGAAAGAAGAGTTTAACGAGACTATCCGTTATTTCATCAATCAAATTAAGTTGCATAAGGTGGAGCTGAGATTAAACACTCGCCTCGATGCCAGCGTGTTGGCAACCGAAAAGTTTGATGAAGTGGTGATAGCGTCAGGCGTTGTGCCGCGTGATTTAGTCTTACCCGGCTTTGACGACCCACGCGTGGTCGATTATCAAAAAGTGCTCTCGGGTGAAGTGACTGTCGGTAATACAGTCGCCTTGATTGGTGCTGGCGGCATAGGGTTCGATATGGCGCACTTTTTGTGTGAGCGCCAATCTAGCACGCTGAACGCCGATAAATGGCTACAACAGTGGGGCATAGATAAAACTTACCAACATGCGGGCGGCCTGACAGAACCTCAATCCGACAATACCGATCATCGTAAGGTGTTTTTACTGCAACGTAAAACGTCGAAGATGGGCAAAGGCTTAGGTAAAACCACTGGCTGGATCCACCGTCTTGTGCTTAAGCAACATGATGTGAAGATGAAAACAGGCGTGAGTTACGATAAGTTTGATGATGCGGGACTGCATATTCGCGTGGGCGAAACCGCTGAAGTGCTGGCCGTTGATAATGTTGTGCTTTGCGCTGGACAAGAATCGAATCGCACTTTAGTGGATGAGATGAAAGCGACGGGCTTGACTGTGCATCTGATTGGCGGCGTGGATGTCGCAGCAGAGCTTGATGCTAAGCGTGCAATTCGCCAAGGCGCTGAGCTGGCAATGCGTTTATAG
- the yfaE gene encoding class I ribonucleotide reductase maintenance protein YfaE translates to MTSKKRPQNLFAKAPIVRLQGQPVLLFTEQQGTLLQALEAKKVKIFSECRNGFCGACKTRVISGKVSYLNEPLAELKHDECLPCCCVPTEDLELDLSPEGAAVVTYACQPRQSKVSLAKSKQTQHEASTTHTLKQEVFED, encoded by the coding sequence GTGACATCGAAAAAACGGCCACAAAACCTGTTTGCGAAGGCGCCAATCGTGCGCCTTCAAGGTCAACCTGTGTTGCTCTTTACCGAGCAACAAGGCACCTTGTTGCAAGCGCTCGAAGCAAAAAAAGTTAAAATCTTCTCAGAATGTCGCAACGGATTCTGCGGTGCCTGCAAAACACGGGTCATCAGCGGAAAAGTCAGCTACTTAAACGAGCCCTTAGCCGAACTTAAACATGATGAATGTTTACCCTGCTGCTGTGTGCCTACCGAAGATTTAGAGCTGGACTTGTCACCTGAAGGTGCGGCCGTAGTCACATATGCGTGTCAACCTCGTCAGAGCAAAGTCAGTTTGGCTAAGTCAAAGCAAACACAGCATGAAGCAAGCACCACGCACACGTTAAAACAAGAAGTGTTTGAAGACTAA
- the nrdB gene encoding class Ia ribonucleoside-diphosphate reductase subunit beta, whose amino-acid sequence MAYSTFCQTPNDATREPMFLGQSVNVARYDQQKYEVFEKLIEKQLSFFWRPEEVDVSRDKIDYGALPDHEKHIFISNLKYQTLLDSIQGRSPNVAFLPLVSLPELETWIETWSFSETIHSRSYTHIIRNIVNDPSVIFDDIVVNKEILSRATDIAAYYDHLIQLTQVFHLLGAGTHVIDGKEVIVNTRTLKKALYLCMMSVNALEAIRFYVSFACSFAFAERKLMEGNAKIIRLIARDEALHLNSTQHILSIMQGGKDDPEMGEIAAECQQEAFDLFFKAAEQEKEWAKYLFKDGSMIGLNEQILCQYVEFITNQRMKSVNLPQPYPEITNPLPWMKNWLESDAVQVAPQEVEVSSYLVGQIDSAVDGDEFLDFDL is encoded by the coding sequence ATGGCCTACTCTACCTTCTGTCAAACACCCAACGATGCCACCCGTGAACCTATGTTTTTAGGTCAATCGGTCAACGTGGCTCGTTACGATCAACAAAAATATGAAGTGTTCGAAAAACTGATAGAAAAGCAGTTATCTTTCTTTTGGCGCCCGGAAGAAGTAGACGTCAGTCGCGATAAAATTGACTACGGTGCATTGCCCGATCATGAAAAACACATCTTTATTTCTAACCTGAAATACCAAACCTTACTCGACTCGATTCAAGGTCGCTCACCCAATGTGGCCTTTTTACCACTGGTGTCGCTGCCTGAACTAGAGACTTGGATTGAGACTTGGTCTTTCTCTGAGACGATTCACTCGCGCTCATACACCCATATTATTCGCAATATCGTTAACGATCCTTCAGTGATCTTCGACGATATCGTCGTGAACAAAGAAATATTAAGCCGTGCGACAGATATCGCCGCTTACTACGATCACTTGATCCAACTGACTCAAGTGTTCCATTTACTCGGCGCGGGTACCCATGTTATCGATGGCAAAGAAGTCATAGTCAACACTCGTACCCTGAAAAAAGCCTTGTACCTGTGCATGATGTCAGTCAACGCCCTAGAAGCGATTCGTTTCTATGTTAGCTTTGCCTGCTCATTTGCCTTTGCTGAACGTAAGCTAATGGAAGGTAACGCGAAAATCATTCGCCTGATTGCCCGTGATGAAGCACTGCACTTAAACAGCACTCAGCATATTTTAAGCATCATGCAAGGCGGTAAAGACGATCCAGAAATGGGTGAAATTGCTGCAGAATGCCAACAGGAAGCCTTCGATTTATTCTTCAAGGCCGCAGAGCAAGAGAAAGAATGGGCAAAATACCTGTTCAAAGACGGCTCTATGATAGGTTTGAATGAACAGATCCTCTGCCAATACGTTGAGTTTATTACGAACCAACGGATGAAGTCGGTGAACCTGCCGCAACCTTATCCTGAAATAACCAATCCATTACCTTGGATGAAAAACTGGTTAGAAAGCGATGCAGTGCAAGTCGCGCCTCAGGAAGTGGAAGTGTCTTCATACCTTGTCGGTCAAATTGACTCAGCGGTTGATGGCGATGAATTCCTCGACTTCGATCTCTAA
- the nrdA gene encoding class 1a ribonucleoside-diphosphate reductase subunit alpha, with amino-acid sequence MNSTMTVTKRCGDRENIDLEKIHRVITWAAKGLKNVSVSEVELRSHLQFFDGIPTEAIHETIIKAAADLISPESPDYQFLAARLAVFHLRKKAFGQFEPPALYTHVTKLVELGKYDMHILQDYSREELDVMDTYIDHWRDMDFSYAAVKQLEGKYLVQNRVTHEIYESAQFLYILVAACLFARYPKETRLKYVKDFYDAVSTFKISLPTPIMAGVRTPTRQFSSCVLIECGDSLDSINATASSIVKYVSQRAGIGINAGRIRALGSPIRGGEAFHTGCLPFYKYFQTAVKSCSQGGVRGGAATLFYPIWHLEVESLLVLKNNRGVEDNRIRHLDYGVQLNKVMYQRLIKGENISLFSPSDVPGLYDAFFEDQNEFERLYVQYEQDSSIRKKTIKAVELFSLMMQERASTGRIYIQNVDHCNTHSPFDSKVAPIRQSNLCLEIALPTKPLNNIDDPEGEIALCTLSALNLGSIKELSDIEPLADLAVRALDNLLDYQDYPIKAAQIASMNRRTLGIGVINFANYLAKNGMKYSDGSANELTHRTFEAIQFYLLKASMNLAKEQGACPLFHETTYSQGILPIDTYKRDLDKICAEPLHLDWESLRSDIKQYGLRNSTLSALMPSETSSQISNATNGIEPPRGLISVKSSKDGQLKQVVPDFDTLKDSYELLWKMPSNDGYLQLVGIMQKFVDQAISANTNYDPSRFEGRKVPMQTLLKDLLNAYKLGVKTLYYHNTRDGASDSHDDITNLEKEDDGCAGGACKI; translated from the coding sequence ATGAATAGCACTATGACAGTCACAAAACGCTGTGGCGATCGTGAAAATATCGATCTCGAAAAAATACACCGCGTAATTACTTGGGCAGCCAAGGGATTAAAAAACGTTTCTGTTTCTGAAGTTGAGCTTCGCTCGCACCTACAGTTTTTCGATGGCATCCCAACCGAAGCTATCCATGAAACCATTATCAAAGCGGCGGCGGATTTAATTTCTCCAGAATCACCGGACTATCAGTTCCTCGCCGCCCGTTTAGCGGTGTTTCATTTGCGTAAGAAGGCCTTCGGTCAGTTCGAGCCGCCAGCACTGTATACCCACGTGACTAAGTTAGTTGAGCTTGGCAAGTATGACATGCACATTCTGCAGGATTACAGCCGCGAAGAACTCGACGTGATGGATACCTATATCGACCATTGGCGCGATATGGACTTCTCTTACGCTGCGGTAAAACAGCTTGAAGGCAAATATTTAGTTCAAAACCGTGTGACGCACGAAATCTACGAGAGCGCCCAGTTCCTCTACATTTTGGTCGCGGCCTGTTTGTTTGCCCGTTATCCAAAAGAAACGCGCCTGAAATACGTTAAAGATTTCTATGACGCGGTATCGACCTTTAAGATTTCGCTACCAACGCCAATCATGGCCGGTGTGCGCACGCCAACGCGTCAGTTCAGCTCTTGCGTACTGATCGAATGTGGTGACAGCTTAGATTCAATCAATGCGACTGCTTCTTCTATCGTGAAATACGTTAGCCAACGTGCGGGTATCGGTATTAACGCCGGTCGTATTCGTGCTTTAGGTAGCCCAATCCGTGGTGGTGAAGCCTTCCACACAGGTTGTTTACCTTTCTATAAGTATTTCCAAACCGCAGTGAAGTCTTGTTCTCAAGGCGGCGTGCGTGGCGGTGCTGCGACCCTGTTCTACCCTATTTGGCACTTAGAAGTCGAATCTCTGCTGGTATTGAAAAATAACCGCGGCGTCGAAGACAACCGTATCCGTCATTTAGACTACGGTGTGCAGCTGAACAAAGTCATGTATCAACGTCTGATCAAAGGCGAAAACATCAGCCTGTTTAGCCCATCTGACGTACCAGGCTTGTATGATGCTTTCTTTGAAGATCAAAACGAATTCGAACGTTTATATGTGCAATATGAGCAAGACAGCAGCATTCGTAAGAAAACCATAAAGGCAGTTGAGCTGTTTTCACTGATGATGCAAGAGCGCGCCTCAACTGGCCGTATCTACATTCAAAACGTGGATCACTGCAACACTCACAGCCCGTTCGATTCAAAAGTCGCACCGATCAGACAGTCTAACCTGTGTCTTGAAATCGCCCTGCCGACTAAACCATTGAACAACATCGATGATCCAGAAGGTGAAATCGCGCTTTGTACGCTGTCAGCACTTAACTTAGGTTCGATCAAAGAATTATCTGATATTGAGCCATTAGCCGACCTCGCCGTACGTGCACTGGATAACCTGTTGGATTATCAAGATTACCCCATCAAGGCCGCGCAAATTGCCTCGATGAATCGCCGTACTTTAGGCATAGGCGTGATTAACTTTGCTAACTACTTAGCAAAAAATGGCATGAAGTATTCCGATGGCAGCGCGAACGAGCTTACCCACAGAACCTTCGAAGCGATTCAGTTCTATTTACTGAAAGCCTCAATGAACTTGGCCAAAGAGCAAGGTGCGTGTCCGTTATTCCACGAGACCACTTACTCTCAAGGTATTTTGCCAATCGATACCTACAAACGTGACCTAGATAAAATTTGTGCTGAACCATTGCACTTAGACTGGGAATCACTGCGTAGCGATATCAAGCAATATGGCCTACGTAACTCAACGCTGTCGGCATTAATGCCTTCAGAAACCTCGTCGCAAATCTCCAATGCGACCAATGGTATTGAGCCACCACGTGGTCTTATCAGCGTGAAATCGAGCAAAGACGGTCAGTTGAAGCAAGTCGTGCCAGATTTCGATACGCTGAAAGATAGCTATGAATTACTGTGGAAAATGCCAAGCAACGACGGTTACTTACAGCTAGTGGGTATCATGCAGAAGTTCGTTGACCAAGCGATTTCAGCCAACACTAACTACGATCCTTCACGTTTTGAAGGCCGTAAAGTACCGATGCAAACCCTGCTGAAAGATTTGCTCAATGCTTACAAGTTAGGTGTGAAAACGCTTTACTACCATAACACTCGCGATGGTGCGTCGGATTCACACGATGACATCACCAATTTAGAGAAAGAAGACGATGGTTGCGCCGGCGGCGCGTGTAAAATCTAG
- a CDS encoding HAD family hydrolase produces MSLAQIQGVLFDLDGTLADTAPDLVQALNLSLQDVGIAAQPLAAMRYAASHGSFALVDAAIPNAADDLRTQVQQGLLAHYQRINGDHCALFTGIAALLDWLELTQLPFGVITNKPARFTRPLLRKLNLHLRMPVIISGDSTKHPKPHTAPMLLGAQQLNCAPEHILYLGDAERDLLAARAAGMLGGVALWGYLGVNDKPSQWPAHAHFASPTELHQALADAFA; encoded by the coding sequence ATGAGTCTGGCACAGATCCAAGGCGTACTGTTCGATCTCGACGGCACCTTAGCCGATACCGCGCCGGATCTGGTGCAGGCCCTTAATTTAAGTCTTCAGGACGTCGGCATCGCCGCGCAGCCGTTAGCGGCCATGCGCTACGCCGCATCCCACGGCAGTTTTGCCTTAGTCGATGCGGCGATCCCCAATGCAGCGGATGATCTTCGTACTCAAGTTCAGCAAGGGCTGCTCGCCCACTATCAGCGCATTAATGGCGATCACTGTGCGCTATTCACAGGCATTGCAGCATTACTCGACTGGCTCGAGTTAACGCAGCTGCCGTTTGGGGTGATCACCAACAAGCCAGCCCGCTTTACCCGTCCCTTATTGCGAAAACTGAATTTACACTTACGTATGCCCGTTATCATCAGTGGCGATTCAACCAAACACCCAAAACCCCACACAGCACCTATGTTGTTAGGCGCACAGCAACTGAACTGCGCACCTGAGCACATTTTGTATCTTGGGGATGCCGAGCGGGATTTGTTAGCAGCTAGGGCGGCGGGCATGTTAGGCGGCGTTGCCCTATGGGGTTATCTGGGTGTCAACGACAAGCCATCGCAGTGGCCAGCTCACGCGCACTTTGCCAGCCCAACTGAGTTACATCAGGCATTAGCCGACGCATTCGCCTGA
- the ubiG gene encoding bifunctional 2-polyprenyl-6-hydroxyphenol methylase/3-demethylubiquinol 3-O-methyltransferase UbiG: MHQNTNVDPQEIAKFERMAETWWDLNGEFKPLHLLNPLRLNYIDQTAGGIFGKKVLDVGCGGGILSESMARIGAEVDGLDMGDEPLEVARLHALETGVSINYVKNTAETHSQDHQAYYDVVTCMEMLEHVPDPQSVIKACCDMVKPGGFVFFSTINRNIKSYVHTILGAEYLLKMLPVGTHEHKKFIKPSELIELVDNTDLICTDALGISYNPLTGIFKYTPKVDVNYMIATRKVD, encoded by the coding sequence ATGCATCAGAATACCAATGTGGACCCACAGGAAATCGCAAAGTTTGAACGTATGGCCGAAACGTGGTGGGATCTCAACGGTGAATTTAAGCCGCTGCATCTATTAAACCCGCTGCGCTTAAATTATATCGATCAAACTGCTGGCGGTATTTTCGGTAAGAAAGTGCTCGACGTTGGTTGCGGCGGCGGGATTTTATCTGAAAGCATGGCCCGCATAGGTGCCGAGGTTGATGGTCTTGACATGGGTGATGAGCCCTTAGAAGTCGCGCGCCTGCATGCCCTCGAAACGGGCGTAAGCATTAATTATGTAAAAAATACTGCCGAGACCCACAGCCAAGATCATCAAGCCTATTACGATGTGGTGACCTGTATGGAAATGCTGGAGCATGTGCCCGATCCACAATCGGTGATCAAGGCTTGCTGTGACATGGTCAAACCCGGTGGCTTTGTGTTTTTCTCCACCATCAACCGCAACATTAAATCCTATGTGCACACGATTCTCGGCGCAGAATATTTACTGAAGATGCTGCCGGTTGGCACCCATGAGCATAAAAAATTCATTAAGCCTTCGGAATTGATTGAGCTTGTGGACAATACCGACCTTATCTGTACCGATGCATTAGGCATCAGCTACAACCCGCTGACGGGCATTTTTAAATACACGCCTAAAGTTGATGTCAATTACATGATCGCAACGCGTAAGGTTGATTAA
- the gyrA gene encoding DNA gyrase subunit A, protein MTDLASSISPINIEDELKNSYLDYAMSVIVGRALPDVRDGLKPVHRRVLFAMSELKNDWNKPYKKSARVVGDVIGKYHPHGDSAVYDTIVRMAQPFSLRYTLVDGQGNFGSVDGDSAAAMRYTEIRMDKLAHQLLADLEKETVDFVPNYDGTELIPAVLPTRVPNLLINGSSGIAVGMATNIPPHNLTEVVKGCLALIEEPSLSIEQLMEYIPGPDFPTAAIINGRKGIIDAYKTGRGRAIMRALADVETEDNGRERIIVTEIPYQVNKARLIEKIAELVKDKKLEGISGLRDESDKDGMRIVIEIKRGEVGEVVLNNLYAQTQMQCSFGINMVALTNGQPKLFNLKEMLECFILHRREVVTRRTVFELRKARERAHILEALAVALANIDPIIALIKASPTPADAKVKLVEQGWELGHVQGMLEKAGDDAARPEWLEPQYGIRDGQYFLTEQQAQAILELRLHRLTGLEHDKIIAEYEELLEFIAGLLFILRSPERLMEVIKEELVQILDEYGDARRTVINANEVDMSLEDLINEEDVVVTLSHLGYAKYQPLTDYQAQRRGGKGKAATKVKDEDFVEKLLVANTHDTILCFSDFGKMYWLKVYQLPLASRTARGRPIVNLLPLSDGERITAILPVREYAADKYIIMATSHGTVKKTALTAYSNPRANGIIAVNLKDGDQLIGVDITNGDDEIMLFSNEGKVVRFGEKVRDSETGEVKTDPETGEEVLSLRPMGRTATGVRGIRLEEGQKVVSLIVPKGDGAILTVTENGYGKRTQLSEYPAKSRATKGVVSIKVSERNGAVVGAVQVGLNDELMLISDKGTLVRTPAGGVSIIGRNTQGVTIIRTAGDEKVVGLQRIDEIQSDEDEVELDENGLPIVPVIIEGELADEALDEELDDEEELDEDEDELADDEQDEE, encoded by the coding sequence ATGACTGATCTGGCATCATCTATTTCGCCAATTAATATCGAAGACGAACTAAAGAATTCGTACCTTGATTACGCCATGAGCGTTATCGTGGGACGTGCATTACCAGACGTGCGCGACGGCTTAAAGCCGGTTCATCGCCGCGTTCTGTTTGCCATGAGTGAATTGAAGAACGATTGGAACAAGCCTTACAAAAAATCTGCCCGTGTGGTCGGTGACGTCATCGGTAAATATCACCCTCATGGTGACTCTGCTGTTTATGACACTATCGTCCGTATGGCCCAGCCATTCTCACTGCGTTACACCTTAGTAGATGGCCAAGGTAACTTCGGTTCGGTCGACGGTGACTCAGCGGCGGCAATGCGTTATACCGAAATCCGTATGGATAAGTTAGCGCATCAATTACTGGCCGATCTTGAAAAAGAGACAGTAGATTTCGTCCCTAACTACGACGGCACAGAACTCATTCCAGCTGTATTACCTACACGCGTACCTAACCTGTTAATTAACGGCTCATCGGGTATTGCGGTAGGTATGGCGACCAACATCCCACCACACAACCTAACGGAAGTCGTGAAAGGCTGTTTGGCACTGATTGAAGAACCCTCACTGTCTATTGAACAGCTGATGGAATACATTCCAGGTCCGGATTTCCCAACTGCGGCAATTATCAATGGCCGTAAAGGCATTATTGATGCCTATAAAACTGGCCGTGGCCGCGCGATCATGCGTGCACTGGCGGATGTGGAAACCGAAGATAATGGCCGTGAACGCATTATCGTGACTGAAATCCCTTATCAAGTGAACAAAGCCCGTTTAATCGAGAAGATTGCCGAGCTGGTCAAAGATAAAAAGCTTGAAGGGATCAGCGGTCTACGCGACGAGTCTGATAAAGACGGTATGCGTATCGTTATCGAAATTAAGCGCGGTGAAGTGGGCGAGGTGGTATTAAACAACCTGTATGCTCAAACGCAAATGCAGTGTTCTTTCGGGATTAACATGGTGGCCCTGACCAATGGTCAGCCTAAACTGTTTAATCTTAAAGAAATGCTCGAATGCTTTATTCTGCATCGCCGTGAAGTCGTGACGCGTCGTACCGTATTTGAACTGCGTAAAGCCCGTGAGCGTGCCCATATTTTGGAAGCGCTGGCGGTTGCACTGGCTAACATCGACCCGATTATTGCGCTGATCAAAGCCTCGCCAACGCCTGCGGATGCCAAAGTTAAATTGGTTGAGCAAGGTTGGGAATTAGGCCACGTTCAAGGCATGCTGGAAAAAGCAGGCGATGACGCCGCGCGTCCTGAGTGGTTAGAGCCACAATACGGTATCCGTGACGGTCAATATTTCCTGACTGAGCAACAAGCTCAGGCGATTCTGGAACTGCGTTTACACCGTTTAACCGGTCTTGAACACGATAAGATCATCGCCGAATACGAAGAGCTGCTCGAATTTATCGCGGGTCTGCTGTTTATTCTGCGCAGTCCTGAGCGTTTGATGGAAGTCATCAAGGAAGAGTTAGTTCAAATCCTTGATGAATACGGTGATGCTCGCCGTACCGTGATCAATGCCAACGAAGTCGATATGAGTCTTGAAGACTTGATCAACGAAGAAGACGTTGTCGTGACACTGTCGCACTTAGGTTATGCCAAGTATCAACCATTGACCGATTACCAAGCCCAGCGCCGTGGTGGTAAAGGTAAAGCGGCAACTAAAGTAAAAGACGAAGATTTCGTTGAAAAACTGTTAGTTGCCAATACCCATGACACCATTTTGTGCTTCTCTGACTTTGGTAAGATGTACTGGCTCAAAGTGTATCAATTGCCACTAGCGAGCCGTACGGCTCGTGGTCGTCCAATTGTTAACTTGCTGCCTTTATCCGATGGCGAGCGCATTACTGCGATTCTACCAGTACGTGAATACGCGGCTGACAAGTACATCATCATGGCGACCTCACACGGTACTGTGAAGAAAACCGCACTAACAGCTTATAGCAACCCACGTGCAAACGGCATTATCGCCGTTAACCTCAAAGACGGTGACCAACTGATCGGTGTCGATATCACTAACGGTGATGACGAAATCATGTTGTTCTCGAACGAAGGTAAAGTTGTTCGCTTTGGTGAGAAAGTCCGTGATTCTGAAACAGGCGAAGTGAAAACCGATCCTGAAACTGGTGAAGAAGTCTTGTCCTTACGTCCTATGGGCCGTACTGCAACAGGCGTTCGTGGTATCCGTTTAGAAGAAGGTCAAAAAGTTGTGTCGCTTATCGTACCCAAAGGCGATGGCGCGATTCTGACGGTAACTGAAAACGGTTACGGTAAACGGACTCAATTGTCTGAATACCCAGCGAAGAGCCGTGCGACTAAAGGTGTGGTTTCTATCAAGGTGAGTGAGCGTAACGGCGCAGTTGTTGGCGCAGTGCAAGTGGGTCTTAACGACGAACTTATGCTCATCAGTGATAAAGGCACCTTAGTGCGTACACCAGCGGGCGGCGTGTCTATCATTGGCCGTAACACGCAAGGTGTGACGATTATCCGCACTGCGGGCGACGAGAAAGTGGTTGGCCTGCAACGTATCGACGAAATCCAAAGTGATGAAGATGAAGTCGAGCTGGATGAAAACGGTTTACCGATTGTTCCTGTCATTATCGAAGGCGAATTAGCCGACGAGGCTCTTGATGAAGAGCTGGATGACGAAGAAGAGTTGGACGAAGATGAAGACGAGCTTGCTGATGATGAGCAAGACGAAGAGTAA